One stretch of Rosistilla oblonga DNA includes these proteins:
- a CDS encoding sugar phosphate isomerase/epimerase family protein: protein MQPESSLKRRDLLTYAAFGSAAWAVASQAEGAGSTAVQGESTAPPRPRYAMKKSINLWAFPYPDKMSLRQCMELAKAAGFDGIELNYDLDSELSPKSGTKEFHAIRRMADEIGIEISGVCSFLFWPFPLTSNDPAERTRGMELAGKMTQAAHDLGTENLLVVPGAVHMPWRADHDPTPNDVCDRRAREAIGELLPQAEKLNVSLNMENIFFNGFLMSPMEMADFVDSFSSEHVKVHFDTGNIMEYQFPEHWIPILGKRIKNVHLKEFTKKGSDHSLEAFRPLLDGTTNWPAVLAAFDQIGYDSYLTFEYFHPYQHFPEALVYQTADSLDRMLGIKQG from the coding sequence ATGCAACCCGAATCCTCTCTGAAACGACGCGATCTGTTGACCTACGCAGCTTTTGGCAGCGCCGCCTGGGCTGTCGCCAGTCAGGCCGAGGGAGCCGGCTCGACAGCGGTTCAGGGAGAATCGACCGCTCCGCCGCGGCCTCGTTATGCGATGAAGAAGTCGATCAATTTGTGGGCCTTCCCCTACCCCGACAAGATGTCGCTGCGGCAGTGCATGGAACTCGCCAAGGCTGCTGGCTTCGACGGCATCGAGCTGAATTACGATCTCGACAGCGAACTATCGCCCAAATCGGGGACCAAAGAATTCCATGCGATCCGCCGGATGGCCGATGAGATCGGGATTGAGATCAGCGGCGTCTGTTCGTTCCTGTTCTGGCCGTTTCCGCTGACCAGCAACGACCCTGCAGAGCGGACCCGCGGGATGGAGCTGGCAGGCAAGATGACGCAGGCCGCTCACGATTTGGGGACGGAGAATTTGTTGGTCGTTCCCGGAGCGGTCCACATGCCGTGGCGAGCCGATCACGATCCGACTCCCAACGATGTTTGCGATCGCCGGGCCCGCGAAGCGATCGGGGAACTGCTGCCTCAAGCCGAAAAGCTCAACGTTTCGCTGAACATGGAAAACATCTTCTTCAATGGTTTTCTGATGTCGCCAATGGAGATGGCCGACTTTGTCGACAGCTTCTCCAGCGAACATGTGAAAGTTCATTTCGACACCGGCAACATCATGGAGTACCAGTTCCCCGAGCACTGGATTCCGATCCTGGGCAAACGGATCAAGAACGTTCACCTGAAAGAGTTCACCAAAAAGGGAAGCGACCATTCGCTGGAGGCCTTCCGCCCGCTGTTGGATGGGACCACGAACTGGCCCGCCGTGCTGGCCGCCTTCGACCAGATCGGCTACGACAGCTATCTCACGTTTGAATACTTCCATCCCTACCAACACTTCCCCGAAGCGTTGGTCTACCAGACGGCCGATTCGCTGGACCGGATGTTGGGGATCAAGCAGGGCTGA
- a CDS encoding 6-phosphogluconolactonase: MLASSSSSTAPDHSRFVDGTAVTTLAFDRSGDLAAYAAAAIAESIQSHNQAGKQTVLGLVTGSTPTGTYRELIRLHREQKLDFSNVKIYLLGEYIGLNPESPQSHLTSIRHHLTNHVNIPAENVLVPDTTVSVDRIEAVCNAYEKAIQDDGGLDIVVCGIGRNGHVVFNEPFSIRNSHTRMCTLDPVTRRAAASDFFGEEYVPTHAVTAGLETILNARKILCLALGEHKAGLVREAFEGGITDRVPASFLQEHGNLELLLDQPAAGLLTGIATPWLLGNMSWDEPMIKRAVLWLSEVAGKALLKLDDNDFRVNDLHQLLRHYGPAERLAHRVFRMMMDTIDYHPAGRDDQVCLCFSPHPDDDVISMGGTLIRLVEDGHQTHVAYMTSGNIAVFDHDALRVADLVTEYNRLFNIDLDRSAEVEKQVRRGLDSKQPGQPDCEEIQRIKGLIRWSEARAAAVKAGCQEENLHFLDLPFYRTGTVTKNPVGEDDVQIIYDLLLKVKPHVVFVAGDLADPHGTHRVCAEAIFLALGRLKEKNQPVPEVLLYRGAWQEYALHEIEIAVPLSPDDLELKRKAIFMHESQKDEALFPGSDPREFWQRAEDRNRGTADAYNQCGLPEYYALEAFTRWNGEPI, translated from the coding sequence TTGCTCGCATCCAGCTCCAGTTCTACCGCTCCCGACCACAGCCGCTTTGTCGACGGAACCGCCGTCACCACGCTCGCCTTTGATCGCAGTGGCGATCTCGCCGCGTACGCCGCCGCCGCGATCGCTGAATCGATTCAATCGCACAATCAAGCTGGCAAGCAGACCGTCTTGGGATTGGTGACCGGTTCGACCCCCACAGGCACGTACCGCGAATTGATCCGGTTGCACCGCGAGCAAAAGCTCGACTTCTCCAACGTCAAGATCTATCTGTTGGGCGAATACATCGGGCTGAATCCCGAGAGTCCGCAGAGCCATCTGACTTCGATTCGCCACCATCTGACCAACCACGTCAACATTCCCGCCGAAAACGTGTTGGTCCCCGACACGACCGTCAGCGTCGATCGGATCGAGGCGGTCTGCAACGCTTACGAAAAAGCGATCCAGGACGACGGCGGATTGGACATCGTCGTCTGCGGAATCGGTCGCAACGGCCACGTCGTGTTCAACGAACCGTTCAGCATTCGCAACAGCCATACGCGGATGTGTACGCTCGATCCGGTCACCCGCCGTGCCGCCGCGAGCGACTTCTTCGGCGAGGAGTACGTTCCGACGCACGCAGTCACCGCCGGCTTGGAAACGATCCTCAACGCTCGCAAGATCCTCTGCCTGGCGTTGGGTGAACACAAAGCCGGTCTGGTCCGCGAAGCATTCGAAGGAGGGATCACCGATCGCGTTCCCGCCAGTTTCCTGCAAGAACATGGCAACCTCGAATTGTTGCTCGACCAACCCGCCGCGGGGCTGCTGACCGGCATCGCGACCCCATGGTTGTTGGGCAACATGTCGTGGGACGAACCGATGATCAAGCGGGCGGTCCTGTGGCTCAGCGAAGTCGCTGGCAAGGCGCTGCTGAAACTGGACGACAACGATTTTCGCGTCAACGACCTGCACCAGTTGCTGCGTCATTACGGTCCCGCCGAACGATTGGCTCATCGCGTCTTTCGGATGATGATGGACACGATCGATTACCATCCGGCCGGTCGCGACGATCAGGTCTGCTTGTGCTTCAGTCCCCATCCGGACGACGACGTGATCAGCATGGGCGGCACTTTGATCCGCTTGGTCGAAGACGGCCATCAGACGCATGTCGCTTATATGACCAGCGGCAACATCGCCGTCTTCGATCACGACGCGCTCCGCGTCGCCGATCTGGTGACCGAATACAACCGGCTGTTCAACATCGATTTGGATCGGTCGGCGGAAGTTGAAAAACAGGTCCGCCGCGGTCTCGATTCCAAGCAACCGGGACAACCCGATTGCGAAGAGATCCAACGAATCAAAGGCCTGATCCGCTGGAGCGAAGCCCGCGCGGCAGCTGTCAAAGCAGGCTGCCAAGAAGAGAACTTGCACTTCTTGGACCTTCCCTTCTACCGCACCGGAACGGTCACAAAAAATCCGGTCGGCGAAGACGACGTGCAGATCATTTACGATCTGTTGCTGAAAGTGAAACCACACGTCGTCTTTGTCGCTGGCGATCTGGCTGACCCTCACGGCACGCACCGCGTCTGCGCCGAAGCGATCTTCCTGGCACTGGGACGATTGAAGGAAAAGAATCAACCGGTTCCCGAGGTGCTGCTGTACCGCGGGGCTTGGCAGGAATACGCGTTGCACGAGATCGAGATCGCGGTGCCGTTGAGTCCCGACGATTTGGAGCTGAAGCGCAAAGCGATCTTCATGCACGAGAGCCAGAAGGACGAAGCCTTGTTCCCCGGCAGCGATCCACGCGAATTTTGGCAGCGTGCCGAGGACCGCAACCGTGGCACCGCCGACGCTTACAACCAATGTGGGCTGCCAGAATATTACGCGTTGGAAGCCTTCACTCGCTGGAACGGCGAACCGATCTAA
- a CDS encoding GntR family transcriptional regulator: MAVETNAGRAYRHLRSKLLAGEFEPGTRLLYGPIGKELGISATPVREAVGQLVNEGLVDLVPQLGAIVRKIDRDELIELYEVREAIEPYAAARAAERAATKQLNQIKAQVDRMLALTDQLANSSSEFANKRMTAQFEKADFAFHMLIIEATGNQALARTAVRSHVLTRVFGIRRHRYDVATMRSTCDDHLQILTAIQAGDVKKSRSASATHISRGLKASLKAIDES; encoded by the coding sequence ATGGCAGTCGAAACCAACGCAGGCCGCGCCTATCGCCATCTCCGCAGCAAGTTGCTGGCGGGCGAATTCGAACCGGGAACGCGGTTGTTGTACGGACCGATTGGCAAGGAATTAGGGATCAGCGCAACGCCGGTTCGCGAAGCGGTCGGCCAATTGGTGAACGAGGGTCTTGTCGATCTAGTGCCTCAGCTCGGCGCGATCGTCCGCAAGATCGACCGCGATGAATTGATCGAACTGTATGAGGTTCGCGAAGCGATCGAACCGTACGCTGCAGCTCGGGCGGCAGAGCGGGCGGCGACGAAGCAGTTGAATCAGATTAAAGCACAAGTCGACCGGATGCTCGCGCTGACCGATCAACTGGCAAATTCCAGTTCCGAATTCGCCAACAAACGGATGACCGCCCAGTTTGAGAAAGCCGACTTTGCCTTCCACATGTTGATCATCGAAGCGACGGGCAACCAAGCGCTCGCGCGAACGGCGGTCCGCTCGCATGTTCTGACTCGCGTGTTTGGAATCCGCCGCCACCGCTACGATGTCGCCACGATGCGCAGCACCTGCGACGACCATCTCCAGATCCTGACGGCAATCCAAGCGGGCGATGTCAAAAAATCACGCTCTGCCTCGGCGACGCATATCAGCCGCGGGCTCAAAGCCTCACTCAAAGCAATCGACGAAAGTTAA
- a CDS encoding metallophosphoesterase family protein codes for MPRQAIVSDIHGNLVALQAVLADIAEQNVDSIACLGDVVGYGPQPCECLDVVAGFEFTILGNHDLSALFDPEGFNAAAEQAIFWTRRQLENGTDKEASRRRLDLLCNLPRTYRRGGMLYVHGSARGPTTEYVFPEDTYNPRKMEKIFSMVPEVCFQGHTHVPGVFTHENQFVRPDETGHVYELSGKKAMVNVGSVGQPRDGDPRSCYVIVEDRRLEFRRVEYDIEKTVRMIEAEADLDNFLGYRLREGR; via the coding sequence ATGCCGCGTCAGGCGATCGTTAGCGACATCCACGGAAACCTTGTCGCGCTTCAAGCCGTGCTCGCCGACATCGCCGAGCAAAACGTCGACTCCATCGCCTGCCTTGGAGATGTTGTGGGCTACGGTCCGCAACCGTGTGAGTGCTTGGACGTCGTGGCGGGATTCGAGTTCACGATCCTCGGCAATCACGATCTCAGCGCTCTGTTCGACCCCGAAGGCTTCAACGCCGCCGCCGAACAAGCGATCTTCTGGACCCGGCGTCAGCTGGAAAACGGCACCGACAAAGAAGCCAGCCGCCGACGCTTGGACTTGCTGTGCAATCTGCCACGAACCTATCGCCGCGGCGGCATGTTATATGTCCACGGTTCGGCGCGGGGACCAACGACCGAATACGTCTTTCCCGAGGACACCTACAATCCTCGCAAGATGGAAAAAATCTTCTCGATGGTTCCCGAGGTCTGTTTCCAAGGGCACACCCACGTCCCGGGTGTCTTCACGCACGAGAATCAGTTCGTTCGCCCCGATGAAACCGGACACGTCTACGAACTGTCGGGGAAGAAGGCGATGGTAAATGTCGGCAGCGTCGGGCAGCCGCGCGACGGCGACCCACGCAGCTGTTACGTGATCGTTGAAGATCGCCGGCTGGAATTCCGCCGCGTCGAATACGATATCGAAAAGACGGTTCGGATGATCGAAGCCGAAGCCGACCTCGATAACTTTCTTGGCTATCGGCTCCGCGAAGGCCGTTAA
- a CDS encoding BON domain-containing protein — translation MKHLITISILLTAPGLVANVHAQGNAGGNAGTTGQTANGELATIDVDTAFAGGVQRDGTIGASGSTVPAFSTQGQAAAGSTGARSTALGGGAMGGAFGGAFNQLFGAGGQGQSQSNQKTFRTRLRGDIEVDRPSVASRQSAIQNRLVNLPVAARMTGVRLQMNDRTAVLSGSVKTEKDRRMAEMLMRLEPGVSKVDNRLIVEGMGELIPPGSAE, via the coding sequence ATGAAGCATCTGATCACCATCAGCATCCTGCTGACAGCACCTGGATTGGTCGCGAACGTCCACGCTCAAGGGAACGCCGGCGGAAACGCGGGCACCACCGGGCAAACCGCCAATGGCGAACTGGCGACGATCGACGTCGATACGGCGTTTGCCGGGGGCGTGCAGCGCGATGGCACGATCGGTGCCTCCGGCAGCACCGTCCCAGCGTTCAGCACTCAGGGCCAAGCGGCTGCCGGCAGCACCGGGGCGCGATCGACCGCGTTGGGTGGCGGTGCGATGGGTGGAGCCTTTGGCGGAGCGTTCAATCAATTGTTTGGTGCCGGTGGTCAAGGCCAGTCGCAATCGAACCAGAAAACCTTCCGCACGCGTCTCCGCGGCGACATCGAAGTCGACCGTCCGAGTGTCGCTTCGCGGCAATCGGCGATTCAAAATCGCTTAGTCAATCTGCCCGTCGCTGCTCGCATGACGGGAGTCCGTTTGCAGATGAACGATCGCACCGCCGTGCTATCGGGAAGCGTCAAGACGGAGAAAGATCGTCGCATGGCCGAGATGCTGATGCGGCTGGAACCGGGCGTCTCGAAAGTCGACAACCGCTTGATCGTCGAAGGCATGGGCGAACTGATCCCACCCGGTTCGGCTGAGTAG
- a CDS encoding metallophosphoesterase family protein produces the protein MKRALISDIHGNLEALRAVLADIDSQDISEIVCLGDIIGYGPNPCECLDLVMKRCAITILGNHDQAALFDPDGFNPVALQAIYWTRDKLDSGPASESNRRWDFLGTLPRLHKAEPFMFVHGSSRDPTNEYVFPEYVYDQRKMEILFARIEHYSFQGHTHLPGVFTTQCEFLTPEECNYEYQLGPEKMMVNVGSVGQPRDEDRRSCYVVLDDESMKIEFRRIEYDVEKTAQKIYDEPDLANMLGDRIKLGR, from the coding sequence GTGAAGCGAGCTCTGATTAGCGATATCCATGGAAATCTGGAAGCGCTGCGCGCTGTCCTTGCCGATATCGATTCGCAAGACATCAGCGAAATTGTCTGTTTAGGGGACATTATCGGCTACGGTCCCAATCCATGCGAATGCCTGGATCTCGTGATGAAACGCTGTGCCATCACGATCTTGGGCAACCACGATCAGGCGGCGCTGTTTGATCCCGACGGTTTTAATCCCGTCGCCCTGCAAGCGATCTATTGGACTCGCGACAAATTGGACAGCGGCCCGGCCAGCGAATCGAACCGCCGCTGGGACTTTCTTGGCACGCTGCCCCGTTTGCACAAAGCCGAACCTTTTATGTTCGTGCACGGCAGCAGCCGCGATCCAACCAACGAATACGTCTTCCCCGAATATGTCTACGATCAGCGGAAGATGGAAATCTTGTTCGCTCGTATCGAACATTACAGCTTCCAAGGCCACACTCACCTTCCAGGTGTTTTCACGACGCAGTGCGAGTTCCTGACGCCTGAGGAATGCAATTACGAATACCAGCTGGGCCCCGAGAAGATGATGGTCAACGTGGGCAGCGTTGGACAGCCACGCGATGAAGATCGCCGCTCCTGCTACGTCGTCTTGGACGACGAATCGATGAAGATCGAGTTTCGGCGGATCGAATACGACGTCGAAAAAACGGCTCAGAAAATTTACGACGAACCCGATCTTGCCAACATGTTGGGTGATCGTATTAAACTGGGGCGGTAA
- a CDS encoding sodium:solute symporter, which produces MQAQFTIIDWSVLILYFVGVIGIGLYFSGNSRSSDNFTTGGRSLPGWLCGLSIFATFLSSISYLALPGKSFVDNWNPFVFSLALPLAALIAVRYFVPLYRSTGEVSAYALLERRFGAWARVYASAFYLLYQIARIGVVMYLMALPMAVIFGWDIRWIIVCTGIVVTVYAFIGGIVAVIWADAIQAIVLLAGALIAVAVILVGLPEGPGQVFQIANDSEKFSLGSSEIWTVSQPTIWIVLLFGLFENLKNFGIDQSYIQRYIAAKSDRDAARSLWISAGLYVPVSALFFFIGTSLFAWYSSYPEDLDQVRQIVARQRLMQQGVDPEFTLSADNVEIYSPSYQEQLDTTAASLTPRDLGDRVFPHFISAHLPQGLSGLLIAAVFAAAMSTVSTSLNSSATLVMSDFYQRFVRPEATDRQRMRVLHVATVVWGLLGTGMAIALVRLTESALDVWWTLSSVLGSGIVGLFLLGLISQRANSRAAIAAVGSGSLVIAWMVLSTSGLWPEELAELQSPFHQFLVIVVGTVSIVVIGCIAGLATSGMRPPAKDA; this is translated from the coding sequence ATGCAAGCGCAATTCACGATCATCGATTGGTCGGTACTAATCCTGTACTTTGTCGGCGTGATCGGCATCGGACTCTACTTCTCCGGAAACAGCCGTTCGTCGGACAACTTCACCACCGGCGGCCGTTCGCTTCCCGGATGGCTGTGCGGTCTGTCGATCTTCGCGACCTTTTTGAGCAGTATCAGCTATCTAGCGTTGCCGGGCAAATCGTTTGTCGACAACTGGAATCCGTTTGTCTTCTCGCTGGCCCTGCCGCTCGCCGCGCTGATCGCGGTGCGGTACTTCGTTCCGTTATACCGATCGACCGGCGAGGTCTCAGCGTATGCGCTGCTAGAGCGTCGCTTCGGTGCCTGGGCACGCGTCTATGCCAGCGCGTTCTATCTGCTGTATCAGATCGCTCGGATCGGGGTCGTCATGTATCTGATGGCGCTGCCGATGGCGGTGATCTTCGGTTGGGATATCCGTTGGATTATCGTTTGCACCGGAATCGTCGTGACCGTCTACGCGTTCATCGGCGGGATCGTGGCGGTGATCTGGGCCGATGCGATCCAGGCGATCGTTCTGTTGGCCGGTGCGTTGATCGCCGTGGCGGTGATCTTAGTCGGCTTGCCCGAAGGGCCTGGGCAGGTCTTTCAGATCGCAAACGATTCCGAAAAGTTCTCGCTCGGCAGCAGCGAGATCTGGACCGTTTCGCAGCCGACGATTTGGATCGTGCTGCTGTTTGGGCTGTTCGAAAACTTGAAGAACTTCGGTATCGATCAGAGCTACATCCAACGCTACATCGCGGCGAAGAGCGATCGCGATGCGGCTCGCAGTCTGTGGATCAGCGCCGGACTGTACGTTCCCGTCAGTGCATTGTTCTTCTTCATCGGAACCTCGCTGTTCGCTTGGTACTCCAGCTATCCCGAAGACCTCGACCAAGTCCGGCAGATCGTCGCTCGCCAGCGGTTGATGCAGCAAGGCGTCGACCCGGAGTTCACCCTGTCGGCCGACAACGTCGAAATCTACTCGCCCAGCTATCAGGAACAACTCGACACGACAGCGGCTTCGCTGACGCCGCGCGATCTGGGCGACCGCGTCTTCCCGCACTTCATCTCGGCTCACCTTCCACAGGGGCTCTCGGGACTGTTGATCGCCGCGGTCTTTGCCGCCGCGATGAGCACCGTTTCCACCTCGCTGAACTCTTCGGCCACGTTGGTGATGAGCGACTTCTACCAGCGATTTGTTCGCCCCGAAGCGACCGATCGGCAACGGATGCGGGTGCTGCACGTCGCGACCGTCGTCTGGGGCCTGCTGGGAACCGGGATGGCGATTGCGTTGGTCCGGTTAACCGAAAGTGCGCTGGACGTCTGGTGGACGCTGTCGAGCGTTTTAGGAAGCGGGATCGTGGGACTGTTCCTGCTGGGCTTGATCAGCCAGCGGGCGAACAGCCGAGCCGCGATCGCAGCGGTCGGCAGCGGTTCGCTTGTGATCGCTTGGATGGTGCTGTCGACAAGCGGTCTGTGGCCGGAAGAGCTGGCCGAATTGCAGAGCCCGTTTCACCAGTTCTTGGTGATCGTTGTGGGGACGGTAAGCATCGTCGTGATCGGATGCATTGCCGGGCTGGCGACGAGCGGCATGCGGCCGCCGGCGAAGGATGCTTAA
- the tsaB gene encoding tRNA (adenosine(37)-N6)-threonylcarbamoyltransferase complex dimerization subunit type 1 TsaB, which produces MAIETSGREASIALLQGNHLVRELNLTVEQRTTASFAPAIQTLLQSIPAGDPPLGLVSVSVGPGSFTGLRIGVTAAKTLCFALKADLVAVDSLAIICQQQREAWLANPDQFPAAARRIAVCTNAYRGQLFIRTEHLDEKIDPADVATEIVDRSRWDDLQAAMDIYAVGRRVAEPLPNRDASATEPSAASEVEYGTTFDGWPRPMAATLGRLAWKMYQSGKRDDYWSLVPRYLRKSAAEEMADEKDNRQNSAGTYSQAKKI; this is translated from the coding sequence TTGGCAATTGAAACAAGCGGGCGTGAAGCCTCGATCGCCTTGTTACAAGGCAATCACCTGGTCCGCGAACTGAATTTGACGGTCGAGCAGCGTACAACGGCCAGCTTTGCCCCCGCGATCCAGACCTTACTGCAGTCGATTCCGGCCGGCGATCCGCCGCTGGGCCTGGTCAGCGTTTCGGTGGGACCGGGATCGTTCACCGGGCTGCGGATCGGAGTGACCGCGGCAAAAACGCTCTGTTTTGCCTTGAAAGCCGACCTTGTCGCCGTCGATTCGCTGGCGATCATCTGCCAGCAGCAGCGGGAAGCTTGGCTGGCGAACCCCGATCAATTCCCCGCGGCGGCGCGACGGATCGCCGTCTGCACCAACGCTTATCGTGGCCAGTTGTTCATCCGCACCGAGCACTTGGACGAAAAAATCGACCCGGCCGATGTCGCGACTGAAATTGTCGATCGAAGTCGATGGGATGATTTACAGGCGGCGATGGACATTTACGCGGTAGGACGCCGCGTTGCGGAACCGCTGCCGAATCGGGACGCTTCGGCAACGGAACCTTCCGCCGCCAGCGAGGTCGAATATGGGACGACCTTTGATGGCTGGCCGCGGCCGATGGCGGCGACGCTCGGACGCCTTGCTTGGAAGATGTATCAATCAGGCAAGCGGGACGATTACTGGTCGTTGGTGCCGCGTTACCTTCGTAAGAGTGCTGCCGAAGAAATGGCGGACGAAAAAGACAATCGCCAAAATTCGGCTGGCACGTATTCGCAAGCAAAGAAAATTTGA
- a CDS encoding efflux RND transporter permease subunit yields the protein MRIWARLTVGRPVLFLCIVLAVTVGCGMGLLRLRFDTSPNAVFSSNDRSSHQLSDLHEVFGPDDNDLLLMIEGDRLLDPQSIDSLRALRDQLQSLDDVAGVASVFDLRRGGAMLPVLPEAIPPGWDAEKIRHDLTSHPSAAGQLISDSGELMVFWVLLKGRDLTQSQIGSAIAPIDTVIEGFETDSGLRVWKAGHPAIRDGVLSSIQGSLFYGSAFAMIAGMTASLLLFRGLAPVGVCMLGPTLGSIWTFGLMGWCGVAVGGLTSSLPSLIFVIGLTDAIHLLLAANRRLAAGHTRRRAIYASLLRVGPACLLTSLTTMIGFGSLQLSRLDAVAEFGLWAGIGAAAALIADLCVLPLAIRFLPESHLHSRRGSSVPWMEGMMAAVSQMPLRIPIRVSLLGIVAFFAMLPFAIDQKVDIRWTEAIPEADETNEALRLADAELGGALPVLIIIRWPETLSFPASEINVVAGRVSKAVKETTGFAPPASIYNTLAGFPGRSWEEKYQLIEGRRGAVDRIFNPDQRQMLVSTRVPNDGAIALEERLLRLDAKLEPIVATHPDFEIEVTGTVVAAAQNMRAVIGDLARSLSVASVLIFAVMSIQFRSLLIGLISFIPNMLPLLITAAGLSILGYPLQITSALTFSLCLGLAVDDTIHVITHFQQDRRPTRSVAESVRITMLRVGPALLLTTGILVAGFGSMLLNPMPAIKLFSALCCITMIAALIGDLILLPALLMVAFRKRSMVRWPRRAMVPTR from the coding sequence ATGCGAATCTGGGCGCGATTGACTGTAGGCCGGCCGGTCTTGTTCTTGTGCATCGTGCTGGCGGTGACCGTCGGCTGTGGCATGGGCCTGCTGCGACTTCGCTTCGACACCTCTCCCAACGCCGTCTTTTCGAGCAACGACCGCTCCAGTCATCAGCTGAGCGACCTGCACGAGGTCTTCGGTCCCGATGACAACGATCTGTTGTTGATGATCGAAGGGGATCGTCTTCTAGACCCGCAATCGATCGATAGCTTGCGAGCTCTCCGCGATCAATTGCAATCGCTCGACGATGTCGCCGGCGTCGCAAGCGTCTTCGATTTGCGCCGCGGCGGGGCGATGTTGCCCGTGCTGCCCGAAGCGATCCCGCCGGGCTGGGATGCGGAAAAGATCCGCCACGACCTGACATCGCATCCATCGGCCGCGGGGCAATTGATCAGCGACAGCGGCGAACTGATGGTCTTCTGGGTACTGTTAAAAGGACGCGATCTAACGCAGTCGCAAATCGGATCGGCGATCGCACCGATCGACACCGTGATCGAAGGCTTTGAAACCGACAGCGGTCTGCGCGTTTGGAAAGCGGGCCATCCGGCGATTCGCGACGGCGTGTTGTCTTCGATCCAAGGATCGCTGTTCTACGGATCGGCCTTTGCCATGATCGCCGGCATGACCGCATCGTTGCTATTGTTCCGCGGCCTGGCTCCGGTTGGCGTCTGCATGTTGGGGCCGACGCTCGGTTCGATCTGGACGTTTGGCTTGATGGGCTGGTGCGGAGTGGCCGTCGGCGGGCTGACCAGTTCGCTCCCTTCGCTGATCTTCGTGATCGGCCTGACCGATGCGATCCATCTGCTGTTGGCAGCGAATCGCCGCTTGGCCGCCGGGCATACGCGACGCCGCGCGATCTATGCATCGTTGTTGCGAGTCGGCCCGGCGTGTCTGTTGACTTCGTTGACGACGATGATTGGCTTCGGTTCGCTGCAATTGTCGCGGTTGGATGCGGTCGCGGAGTTTGGTTTGTGGGCCGGGATCGGTGCGGCGGCGGCATTGATCGCTGATCTGTGCGTGTTGCCATTGGCGATTCGCTTCCTGCCCGAATCGCATTTGCACAGCCGCCGCGGCAGCAGCGTCCCGTGGATGGAAGGGATGATGGCGGCAGTTTCACAGATGCCGCTGCGGATTCCGATTCGCGTTTCGCTGCTGGGAATCGTTGCCTTTTTTGCGATGTTGCCCTTTGCGATCGATCAGAAAGTCGATATCCGCTGGACCGAAGCGATCCCCGAGGCGGATGAGACCAACGAAGCGCTGCGGCTTGCCGACGCGGAACTTGGCGGCGCGCTGCCGGTGCTGATCATCATCCGCTGGCCCGAGACGTTGTCGTTCCCGGCGTCGGAGATCAACGTCGTTGCCGGGCGGGTTTCCAAAGCGGTCAAAGAGACGACAGGCTTCGCTCCGCCAGCATCGATCTACAACACGTTGGCCGGATTCCCAGGGCGTTCGTGGGAGGAGAAGTATCAATTGATCGAAGGTCGCCGTGGCGCTGTCGATCGGATCTTCAACCCCGATCAGCGGCAGATGCTTGTCAGCACGCGGGTTCCCAACGACGGAGCGATCGCGTTGGAGGAGCGTCTGTTGCGGTTGGACGCCAAGCTGGAACCGATCGTGGCGACGCATCCCGATTTCGAAATCGAAGTCACCGGCACCGTCGTTGCGGCGGCGCAGAACATGCGAGCGGTGATCGGCGATCTGGCTCGCAGCCTATCGGTGGCCAGCGTCTTGATCTTCGCGGTGATGTCGATTCAGTTTCGATCGCTGTTGATCGGCTTGATCAGCTTCATCCCCAACATGTTGCCGCTGTTGATCACCGCCGCCGGATTATCGATCTTGGGCTATCCGCTGCAGATCACTTCGGCACTGACGTTTTCGCTGTGCCTTGGCCTGGCGGTCGACGACACGATCCATGTGATCACGCACTTTCAACAGGATCGCAGACCGACACGATCGGTCGCCGAATCGGTTCGCATCACGATGCTTCGCGTCGGGCCAGCGCTGCTGCTGACGACTGGAATCTTGGTCGCTGGATTTGGATCGATGCTGTTGAATCCAATGCCCGCGATCAAGTTGTTCTCAGCGCTTTGTTGCATCACGATGATCGCCGCGTTGATCGGCGATCTGATTCTGTTGCCTGCGCTGCTGATGGTTGCATTTCGCAAGCGGTCGATGGTTCGCTGGCCCCGCCGCGCGATGGTGCCAACGCGTTAG